Proteins encoded together in one Chitinophaga sp. LS1 window:
- a CDS encoding helix-turn-helix domain-containing protein: MKSKKHILFPKQQVLLEEFGNRISLARKRRRLTATQVAERAAIDRGTLRAIEQGSPSVSIGAFINVLRVLGLQNEITKLLEEDPVGRKLQDLRLMNKN, from the coding sequence ATGAAGTCAAAAAAGCATATTCTTTTTCCTAAGCAGCAGGTTCTACTGGAAGAGTTTGGTAACAGGATATCGCTTGCAAGGAAACGTCGTAGGTTAACTGCTACTCAAGTTGCAGAGCGTGCAGCTATTGATAGGGGGACACTAAGAGCGATAGAGCAAGGCAGCCCCTCCGTTTCCATTGGCGCGTTTATCAATGTATTAAGAGTGCTAGGTCTTCAGAATGAAATAACAAAATTGCTTGAAGAGGATCCTGTTGGAAGAAAATTACAGGATTTGAGATTAATGAATAAGAACTAA
- a CDS encoding IS4 family transposase, whose amino-acid sequence MQSRYFYEIKDKRLMNRGNSILNRLFANSVHSIRRLASNDSEAKAIYRFLQNDHVSEDEIIRNMSSNCVNCVGSRPVLCIQDTSDVNLYNHKNRIKKDDYIGTTNAATNGLGFHIHPGLVIDAESFMPYGFSTIKIWNRSHEQAKKDVSHQKKMLPIEGKESYRWIETSLKSKQALQSASEIIIIQDREGDIYEQFAIVPDSKTHLLIRAKTNRILQGKQKLFEYLSSQPLQGSYEVKVEGDKRRSTTKRTAKIEVRFSAVTISGNNYINKNLPKNISLYAIEAKEVGDDIKTPIHWRLLTTKRVDDLQTALLCIEWYTCRWVIEEVFRILKKEGFNIEASELSQAKAIRKLCLMMLETIIKLFIMQIAYAIPEESCPHSCFSAEEVECLEHQIEQLEGKTDKLKNPYTSSDLKRYIWAIARLGGWKGYLSERKPGITTFWMGLQKFTAVMQGWILFRDLSRR is encoded by the coding sequence GTGCAAAGCAGGTATTTTTACGAGATTAAGGACAAGCGATTAATGAATAGGGGTAATTCTATTCTTAATCGCTTGTTTGCTAATAGTGTCCATTCGATTCGACGGTTAGCTAGTAATGATTCAGAGGCAAAAGCCATTTACCGTTTTCTACAGAATGACCATGTTAGTGAAGATGAGATCATCAGAAACATGTCTTCTAATTGTGTTAACTGCGTTGGAAGCAGGCCTGTCTTGTGCATACAAGATACCAGTGATGTTAATTTATACAATCACAAGAATAGGATAAAAAAGGACGATTATATTGGTACGACAAATGCGGCAACTAATGGTCTTGGGTTTCATATACATCCGGGACTTGTGATAGATGCAGAAAGTTTCATGCCTTATGGTTTTTCAACAATAAAGATTTGGAACAGATCCCATGAACAGGCGAAGAAAGATGTTAGCCATCAAAAAAAGATGCTTCCTATAGAGGGTAAGGAATCTTATAGATGGATAGAGACTTCACTAAAAAGTAAACAAGCTTTACAGTCAGCCAGTGAAATTATTATAATCCAGGACAGAGAAGGAGATATTTATGAACAATTTGCAATTGTTCCCGATTCTAAGACACACTTGCTTATCAGGGCCAAAACAAATCGGATACTACAAGGAAAACAAAAGCTCTTTGAATATCTTTCCAGCCAGCCTTTACAAGGCTCCTATGAGGTTAAAGTAGAAGGTGATAAAAGGAGAAGTACAACAAAAAGAACTGCAAAAATAGAGGTTCGTTTTTCGGCAGTGACGATCAGTGGAAATAATTATATTAATAAAAATCTTCCGAAAAATATAAGCCTATATGCAATAGAAGCTAAAGAGGTTGGTGATGATATAAAGACCCCCATTCATTGGAGATTATTAACTACAAAAAGGGTAGACGATTTGCAAACAGCATTGCTTTGTATAGAATGGTATACCTGCCGTTGGGTTATCGAAGAAGTGTTTCGAATTTTAAAGAAAGAAGGTTTTAATATTGAGGCGAGCGAATTATCGCAGGCCAAAGCTATACGAAAGCTATGCTTGATGATGCTTGAAACTATTATCAAACTCTTCATTATGCAAATCGCATATGCAATACCCGAAGAATCATGCCCTCATAGTTGTTTCTCCGCGGAAGAAGTGGAATGTTTAGAACATCAGATCGAACAGTTAGAAGGCAAAACGGATAAACTGAAAAACCCATATACATCTTCCGATTTGAAAAGATATATATGGGCTATAGCCAGATTAGGTGGCTGGAAAGGCTATCTATCCGAACGAAAACCCGGCATCACTACTTTTTGGATGGGGCTGCAGAAATTTACTGCAGTCATGCAAGGCTGGATTCTTTTTAGAGATCTGTCCAGACGGTAG